The Streptomyces sp. DH-12 genome has a window encoding:
- a CDS encoding TetR/AcrR family transcriptional regulator yields the protein MQSRTPAGRTGRPRSVAADAAILAATRQALVDLGWSKLTLSDVAVRAGVAKTTLYRRWAGKNELVVDAVAELFDELTLPDRGSLAADIEGVVLQFAAILARPEARSGLMAVVAEATRDEALRERIRASIVDRQKRLVTAGRARAQERGELPPESDAVRSARTADLIFDMVAGSVVHRTLVSNQPADEEWVRGLTRVLLSGLAAAHAELPRTPDARTARFP from the coding sequence ATGCAGAGCCGCACCCCAGCCGGTCGCACCGGGCGTCCGCGCAGCGTCGCGGCCGACGCCGCGATCCTCGCCGCGACCCGGCAGGCGCTGGTGGACCTGGGGTGGTCCAAGCTCACGCTCTCGGACGTCGCGGTGCGCGCGGGGGTGGCCAAGACGACGTTGTACCGGCGCTGGGCGGGCAAGAACGAACTCGTCGTGGACGCCGTCGCGGAGCTCTTCGACGAACTGACCCTGCCCGACCGCGGCTCGCTGGCCGCCGACATCGAGGGCGTGGTGCTCCAGTTCGCCGCGATCCTGGCCCGTCCGGAGGCGCGCAGCGGGCTGATGGCGGTGGTCGCCGAGGCCACCCGTGACGAGGCGCTGCGCGAGCGCATCCGCGCCTCGATCGTGGACCGCCAGAAGCGGCTGGTGACCGCGGGCCGCGCCCGCGCCCAGGAGCGCGGCGAGCTGCCGCCGGAGTCCGACGCGGTCCGCTCCGCCCGCACGGCCGACCTGATCTTCGACATGGTGGCGGGGTCGGTGGTGCACCGTACCCTGGTCAGCAACCAGCCGGCCGACGAGGAGTGGGTGCGCGGGCTGACCCGGGTGCTGCTGTCGGGGCTGGCGGCGGCGCACGCCGAACTCCCGCGGACGCCGGACGCGCGGACCGCCCGCTTCCCGTAG
- a CDS encoding AIM24 family protein, whose translation MGFREINSKMIEATVAPGRRLFSQRGAMLAYKGEVSFTPNLRGGQGGVMSMIGRRVANEDTPLMTVEGDGTVLFGHGGHHIQVIHLSGDTLYVEADRLLAFEGTLEQGTVFLGSQGGVMGMVRGQVSGQGLFTTTLKGHGAVAVMAHGGVIEVPITPRHPVRVDPQAYVAHHGDVRNKLSTALGWRDMVGRGSGEAFQLELSGSGAVYVQASEEKL comes from the coding sequence ATGGGTTTCCGGGAGATCAACTCCAAGATGATCGAGGCGACCGTCGCCCCCGGCCGGCGGCTGTTCAGCCAGCGCGGCGCGATGCTCGCCTACAAGGGCGAGGTCAGCTTCACTCCGAACCTGCGCGGCGGCCAGGGCGGGGTGATGTCGATGATCGGCCGGCGCGTGGCGAACGAGGACACGCCCCTGATGACCGTCGAGGGCGACGGCACGGTGCTGTTCGGGCACGGCGGCCACCACATCCAGGTGATCCACCTCTCCGGGGACACCCTGTACGTCGAGGCGGACCGGCTGCTGGCCTTCGAGGGGACGCTGGAGCAGGGCACGGTGTTCCTGGGTTCGCAGGGCGGGGTGATGGGCATGGTCCGGGGCCAGGTCTCCGGTCAGGGCCTGTTCACCACCACCCTCAAGGGGCACGGCGCGGTCGCCGTGATGGCCCACGGCGGGGTGATCGAGGTGCCGATCACCCCGCGGCACCCGGTGCGCGTCGACCCGCAGGCGTACGTCGCCCACCACGGCGACGTGCGCAACAAGCTGTCGACGGCGCTCGGCTGGCGGGACATGGTGGGACGCGGCTCCGGAGAGGCTTTCCAGCTGGAGCTGAGCGGCAGCGGCGCGGTCTACGTCCAGGCCTCGGAGGAGAAGCTGTGA
- a CDS encoding MarR family transcriptional regulator has translation METETATRWLTHTEQCAWRTHLEVNKLLTYQLEKDLQPFGLTMNDYEILVNLSESEDRRMRMSDLASATMQSKSRLSHQITRMENAHLVRRENCESDRRGLYAVLTDHGMETMQKVAPHHVASVRRHFIDLLPSEALIELDKALKPIAEHLRGQRGRL, from the coding sequence ATGGAGACCGAGACGGCCACCCGCTGGCTGACCCATACGGAGCAGTGCGCCTGGCGCACCCACCTGGAGGTCAACAAGCTGCTGACCTACCAGCTCGAGAAGGATCTGCAGCCGTTCGGCCTGACAATGAACGACTACGAGATCCTGGTGAACCTGTCCGAATCGGAGGACCGGCGGATGCGGATGAGCGACCTCGCCTCCGCCACGATGCAGTCCAAGAGCCGCCTCTCCCACCAGATCACCCGGATGGAGAACGCCCACCTGGTCCGCCGGGAGAACTGCGAGTCCGACCGCCGCGGACTCTACGCCGTCCTCACCGACCACGGCATGGAGACGATGCAGAAGGTCGCCCCGCACCACGTGGCGTCGGTGCGCCGGCACTTCATCGACCTGCTCCCCTCCGAGGCGCTGATCGAGCTCGACAAGGCCCTCAAGCCCATCGCGGAGCACCTGCGGGGGCAGCGGGGACGCCTCTGA
- a CDS encoding response regulator transcription factor — translation MRPPVSHHHPEGGASRRPFRLLIVEDEKRLALSLARGLTAEGYAVDVVHDGREGLDRATTEPYDLVILDIMLPGLNGYRVCAALRAAGHEVPILMLTAKDGEYDEAEGLDTGADDYLTKPFSYVVLVARVKALLRRRRAAGASPVHVHGDLKVDTAARRVWLGDDETELTAKEFSVLEHLVLRAGEVVSKADILEHVWDFAYEGDPNIVEVYVSALRRKLRADLIRTVRGAGYRLETAP, via the coding sequence ATGCGCCCACCCGTCTCCCACCACCACCCTGAGGGAGGCGCTTCGCGCCGCCCCTTTCGACTCCTGATCGTCGAGGACGAAAAGCGCCTCGCCCTCTCCCTCGCCAGAGGCCTCACCGCCGAGGGGTACGCGGTCGACGTCGTGCACGACGGCCGGGAAGGGCTGGACCGGGCCACGACGGAACCGTACGACCTGGTGATCCTCGACATCATGCTGCCCGGCCTCAACGGCTACCGGGTGTGCGCCGCCCTGCGCGCCGCCGGGCACGAGGTGCCGATCCTGATGCTCACCGCCAAGGACGGCGAGTACGACGAGGCCGAGGGCCTGGACACCGGCGCCGACGACTACCTCACCAAGCCGTTCTCCTACGTGGTGCTCGTCGCCCGGGTGAAGGCGCTGCTGCGCCGCCGGAGGGCCGCGGGCGCGTCCCCGGTCCATGTGCACGGCGACCTGAAGGTGGACACCGCCGCCCGCCGGGTGTGGCTCGGCGACGACGAGACCGAGCTGACGGCCAAGGAGTTCTCGGTCCTCGAGCACCTGGTGCTGCGGGCCGGCGAGGTGGTGTCCAAGGCCGACATCCTCGAGCACGTCTGGGACTTCGCCTACGAGGGCGACCCCAACATCGTCGAGGTCTACGTCAGCGCCCTGCGCCGCAAACTGCGCGCGGACCTCATCCGCACGGTGCGCGGCGCCGGCTACCGGCTGGAGACGGCGCCGTGA
- a CDS encoding MTH1187 family thiamine-binding protein, whose translation MIVAFSVTPLGVGEDVGEYVADAVRVVRESGLPNRTDAMFTSVEGEWDEVMDVVKRAVAAVEARAPRVSLVLKADIRPGVEDGLTSKVETVERHLAD comes from the coding sequence GTGATCGTCGCCTTCTCCGTGACGCCGCTGGGCGTCGGCGAGGACGTGGGGGAGTACGTCGCCGACGCCGTCCGGGTGGTCCGCGAGTCCGGGCTGCCGAACCGCACCGACGCGATGTTCACCTCGGTCGAGGGGGAGTGGGACGAGGTCATGGACGTGGTCAAGCGCGCCGTGGCCGCCGTGGAGGCCCGCGCGCCGCGCGTCTCCCTCGTCCTCAAGGCGGACATCCGTCCGGGCGTGGAGGACGGGCTGACGTCCAAGGTGGAGACCGTCGAGCGCCACCTGGCCGACTGA
- a CDS encoding MarR family transcriptional regulator yields MPKPLSLSFDPIARADELWKQRWGSVPSMAAITSIMRAHQILLAQVDAVVKPYGLTFARYEALVLLTFSKSGELPMSKIGERLMVHPTSVTNTVDRLVRSGLVAKRPNPNDGRGTLASITDKGREVVESATRDLMAMDFGLSAYDAEECAELFAILRPLRLAAGDFQEG; encoded by the coding sequence GTGCCGAAGCCGCTCAGTCTCTCGTTCGATCCCATCGCCCGTGCCGACGAGCTCTGGAAGCAGCGCTGGGGAAGCGTGCCGTCGATGGCCGCGATCACCTCGATCATGCGGGCCCACCAGATCCTGCTCGCCCAGGTCGACGCCGTGGTCAAGCCCTACGGGCTCACGTTCGCACGGTACGAGGCGCTGGTCCTGCTGACCTTCTCCAAGTCCGGCGAGCTGCCGATGTCCAAGATCGGCGAGCGGCTCATGGTGCATCCGACCTCGGTGACCAACACCGTGGACCGGCTGGTCAGGTCGGGTCTGGTGGCCAAGCGCCCCAACCCCAACGACGGCCGCGGCACGCTCGCGTCCATCACCGACAAGGGCCGTGAGGTGGTCGAGTCGGCGACCCGCGACCTGATGGCGATGGACTTCGGCCTGAGCGCCTACGACGCGGAGGAGTGCGCCGAACTCTTCGCCATCCTCCGCCCCCTCCGCCTGGCGGCGGGCGACTTCCAGGAGGGGTGA
- a CDS encoding DUF3817 domain-containing protein, which translates to MDIKTASALRRLRLVSGPEAISFLLLLVCSVLKRTTEFNAVPVMGAVHGFLFVLYAIFWADAWNRAKWPLGTAAYYFVMSVLPTGGFFAERRLKRETEDAVIATRARKEGTVNA; encoded by the coding sequence GTGGACATCAAGACCGCCTCCGCACTCCGACGCCTCCGCCTGGTCTCGGGCCCCGAAGCGATCTCGTTCCTGCTGCTGCTCGTCTGCTCGGTCCTGAAGCGGACCACCGAGTTCAACGCCGTGCCGGTCATGGGCGCGGTCCACGGCTTCCTCTTCGTCCTCTACGCGATCTTCTGGGCCGACGCCTGGAACCGGGCGAAGTGGCCGCTGGGCACCGCGGCGTACTACTTCGTCATGTCGGTCCTGCCGACCGGCGGCTTCTTCGCCGAGCGGCGGCTCAAGCGGGAGACCGAGGACGCGGTGATCGCGACGCGCGCCCGCAAGGAAGGGACCGTGAACGCGTGA
- a CDS encoding HAMP domain-containing sensor histidine kinase gives MSRLFGSVRSRATLGATLVVAVALVAAGTALLLSLRANLTGEAGTRAERSAQAVASELAARTPLDKLSGLDAEDTPVQITDEDGVLLAVSEDLERITGTGTAEVTPAPTRPGADDDRDDDGDDDRDDDGGDDDSGRSDDDESLAPGEIAQRASFTNGTATIDGDTEDYRFAAVEVETPDRGRLTVHAGSPLAAEHSAVGTALTSMLIGFPLLLGVVASVTWLVTGRALRPVEGIRREMAAITASEDLGRRVPEPATHDEIARLARTTNATLAALETSVERQRRFVADASHELRSPIASLRTQLEVAAAHPGLLDLDGAVEDTVRLQNLAADLLLLARLDAGERPADTRVDLAALAREEAAGREGVTVEAEPVEVSGSRGQLGRVLANLLDNAERHARERITVTVRREGGWAVVGVADDGEGVAEADRERIFERFVRLDAARSRDDGGAGLGLAIARDVAVRHGGTLTAGAAPAGGALFALRLPLAGADRGTPPQ, from the coding sequence GTGAGCCGGCTGTTCGGCTCGGTCCGTTCCCGGGCGACGCTCGGCGCCACGCTCGTCGTCGCCGTGGCCCTCGTCGCCGCCGGCACCGCCCTCCTGCTGTCCCTGCGCGCCAACCTGACCGGCGAGGCGGGCACCCGGGCGGAGCGCTCCGCGCAGGCCGTCGCCTCCGAACTGGCCGCCCGTACGCCCCTCGACAAGCTCTCCGGCCTCGACGCCGAGGACACCCCCGTGCAGATCACCGACGAGGACGGCGTCCTGCTCGCCGTCTCCGAGGACCTGGAGCGGATCACCGGGACGGGCACCGCCGAGGTGACACCCGCGCCGACCCGGCCCGGCGCGGACGACGACCGTGACGACGACGGCGACGACGACCGGGACGACGACGGCGGTGACGACGACTCCGGCCGCTCGGACGACGACGAGTCCCTCGCCCCCGGCGAGATCGCGCAGAGGGCGAGCTTCACCAACGGCACCGCCACCATCGACGGCGACACCGAGGACTACCGCTTCGCCGCCGTGGAGGTGGAGACCCCCGACCGGGGCCGCCTCACCGTCCACGCGGGTTCCCCGCTGGCCGCCGAGCACAGCGCCGTGGGCACCGCGCTGACCTCCATGCTCATCGGCTTCCCGCTGCTGCTCGGCGTCGTCGCCTCGGTGACCTGGCTGGTCACCGGGCGGGCCCTGCGCCCGGTCGAGGGCATCCGACGGGAGATGGCCGCGATCACCGCCTCCGAGGACCTGGGCCGCCGGGTCCCCGAACCGGCGACGCACGACGAGATCGCCCGGCTCGCCCGGACCACCAACGCCACGCTCGCCGCCCTGGAGACCTCCGTGGAGCGGCAGCGCAGGTTCGTCGCCGACGCCTCGCACGAGCTGCGCAGCCCCATCGCCTCCCTGCGCACCCAGCTGGAGGTCGCGGCCGCCCACCCCGGACTGCTCGATCTGGACGGCGCCGTCGAGGACACCGTGCGGCTGCAGAACCTCGCCGCCGACCTGCTGCTGCTCGCCCGGCTGGACGCGGGGGAGCGGCCCGCCGACACCCGGGTGGACCTGGCCGCGCTGGCCCGCGAGGAGGCCGCGGGGCGCGAGGGCGTCACGGTGGAGGCGGAGCCCGTCGAGGTCTCCGGGTCGCGCGGTCAGCTCGGGCGGGTGCTCGCCAACCTGCTGGACAACGCGGAGCGGCACGCCCGCGAGCGGATCACGGTGACCGTGCGCCGGGAGGGCGGCTGGGCCGTGGTGGGCGTCGCCGACGACGGCGAGGGTGTGGCCGAGGCGGACCGCGAACGGATCTTCGAGCGGTTCGTACGGCTGGACGCGGCGCGCAGCCGGGACGACGGCGGGGCCGGGCTGGGCCTGGCCATCGCGCGGGACGTGGCCGTACGGCACGGCGGCACGCTCACCGCGGGCGCGGCGCCGGCGGGCGGAGCCCTCTTCGCGCTCCGCCTGCCGCTCGCCGGCGCGGACCGGGGGACGCCCCCGCAGTAG
- a CDS encoding AIM24 family protein: MSTYGTPGAGPAVFDPTTLPSDDNVNDYTFCVELKGTQWFLQKGKMIAYYGAIEFNGIGHGRLDRLVRASFHSPLHASDWVVAEGSGRMLLADRAFDVNSYDLDDGNLTIRSGNLLAFQPSLSLKQSIVPGFLTLIGTGKFVAASNGPVVFMEPPIRVDPQALVGWADCPSPCHHYDHGYMTGLLGGLRAMTGLGGASGEEHQFEFVGAGTVLLQSSEALMTEQATGAPPREPGVPGGGGPGGSGPAGSGPRLPGQLGDLQRHFGL; encoded by the coding sequence GTGAGCACGTACGGAACGCCCGGCGCCGGGCCGGCGGTCTTCGACCCGACGACGCTGCCCTCCGACGACAACGTCAACGACTACACCTTCTGCGTGGAGCTCAAGGGGACCCAGTGGTTCCTGCAGAAGGGGAAGATGATCGCCTACTACGGCGCCATCGAGTTCAACGGCATCGGGCACGGGCGACTCGACCGACTTGTCCGTGCCTCGTTCCATTCGCCACTGCACGCATCCGACTGGGTCGTGGCGGAGGGCTCGGGCAGGATGCTCCTCGCCGACCGGGCCTTCGACGTCAATTCCTACGACTTGGACGATGGCAATCTGACCATTCGCTCGGGCAACTTGCTCGCTTTTCAGCCAAGCTTGTCACTGAAGCAGTCGATCGTGCCAGGTTTCCTGACACTGATCGGAACCGGAAAGTTCGTGGCGGCATCCAACGGTCCGGTGGTGTTCATGGAACCCCCGATCAGGGTGGACCCGCAGGCGCTGGTCGGATGGGCGGACTGCCCGTCCCCGTGCCACCACTACGACCACGGCTACATGACCGGCCTGCTGGGCGGTCTACGTGCGATGACGGGCCTGGGCGGGGCCTCCGGCGAGGAGCACCAGTTCGAGTTCGTCGGGGCGGGCACGGTGCTGCTGCAGTCGTCCGAGGCGCTGATGACGGAGCAGGCCACGGGGGCGCCGCCGCGGGAGCCCGGGGTGCCCGGAGGGGGCGGACCGGGCGGGTCCGGACCGGCCGGAAGCGGACCGCGCCTTCCCGGACAGCTGGGAGACCTGCAGCGTCACTTCGGGCTGTGA
- a CDS encoding methylmalonyl-CoA mutase family protein: MDADAIEEGRRRWQARYDAARKRDADFTTLSGDPVEPVYGPRPGDRYEGFERIGWPGEYPFTRGLYPTGYRGRTWTIRQFAGFGNAEQTNERYKMILGNGGGGLSVAFDMPTLMGRDSDDPRSLGEVGHCGVAIDSAADMEVLFKDIPLGDVTTSMTISGPAVPVFCMYLVAAERQGVDPGVLNGTLQTDIFKEYIAQKEWLFQPEPHLRLIGDLMEYTSARIPAYKPLSVSGYHIREAGATAAQELAYTLADGFGYVELGLSRGLDVDVFAPGLSFFFDAHVDFFEEIAKFRAARRIWARWMRDVYGARSEKAQWLRFHTQTAGVSLTAQQPYNNVVRTAVEALAAVLGGTNSLHTNALDETLALPSEQAAEIALRTQQVLMEETGVANVADPLGGSWYVEQLTDRIEADAEKIFEQIKERGLRAHPDGEHPIGPITSGILRGIEDGWFTGEIAESAFRYQQSLEKGDKKVVGVNVHTGSVTGDLEILRVSHEVEREQVRLLGERKAGRDDAKVRGALDAMVEAARSGANMIEPMLDAVRAEATLGEICDVLRDEWGVYTEPAGF; this comes from the coding sequence ATGGACGCTGACGCCATCGAGGAGGGCCGCCGTCGCTGGCAGGCCCGGTACGACGCCGCGCGCAAGCGCGACGCGGATTTCACCACGCTCTCCGGCGACCCCGTGGAGCCGGTGTACGGGCCGCGGCCCGGGGACCGCTACGAGGGGTTCGAGCGGATCGGCTGGCCGGGGGAGTACCCGTTCACCCGCGGGCTGTACCCGACCGGCTACCGGGGGCGGACGTGGACCATCCGGCAGTTCGCCGGGTTCGGGAACGCCGAGCAGACCAACGAGCGCTACAAGATGATCCTCGGCAACGGCGGAGGCGGCCTGTCCGTCGCCTTCGACATGCCGACGCTCATGGGCCGCGACTCCGACGACCCCCGCTCGCTGGGCGAGGTCGGCCACTGCGGGGTGGCCATCGACTCGGCGGCCGACATGGAGGTCCTGTTCAAGGACATCCCTCTCGGCGACGTCACCACGTCGATGACCATCAGCGGGCCCGCCGTGCCCGTCTTCTGCATGTACCTCGTCGCCGCCGAGCGCCAGGGCGTCGACCCGGGCGTGCTGAACGGCACGCTGCAGACGGACATCTTCAAGGAGTACATCGCGCAGAAGGAGTGGCTCTTCCAGCCGGAGCCCCATCTGCGCCTCATCGGCGACCTGATGGAGTACACCAGCGCGCGCATCCCCGCGTACAAGCCGCTGTCGGTCTCCGGCTACCACATCCGCGAGGCCGGGGCGACCGCCGCGCAGGAGCTGGCGTACACGCTCGCCGACGGTTTCGGGTACGTCGAGCTGGGGCTCAGCCGCGGACTGGACGTCGACGTCTTCGCGCCGGGCCTGTCCTTCTTCTTCGACGCGCACGTCGACTTCTTCGAGGAGATCGCCAAGTTCCGCGCCGCGCGCCGCATCTGGGCGCGCTGGATGCGGGACGTCTACGGCGCGAGGAGCGAGAAGGCGCAGTGGCTGCGGTTCCACACCCAGACCGCCGGGGTCTCGCTCACCGCGCAGCAGCCGTACAACAACGTGGTGCGGACCGCCGTCGAGGCGCTCGCGGCGGTGCTCGGCGGGACGAACTCCCTCCACACCAACGCCCTCGACGAGACCCTCGCGCTCCCCAGCGAGCAGGCCGCCGAGATCGCCCTGCGCACCCAGCAGGTGCTGATGGAGGAGACCGGCGTCGCCAACGTCGCCGACCCGCTGGGCGGTTCCTGGTACGTCGAGCAGCTCACCGACCGCATCGAGGCGGACGCGGAGAAGATCTTCGAGCAGATCAAGGAGCGGGGCCTGCGGGCCCACCCGGACGGCGAGCACCCCATCGGGCCGATCACCTCCGGCATCCTGCGCGGCATCGAGGACGGCTGGTTCACCGGCGAGATCGCCGAGTCGGCCTTCCGCTACCAGCAGTCGCTGGAGAAGGGCGACAAGAAGGTCGTCGGCGTCAACGTCCACACCGGCTCCGTCACCGGTGACCTGGAGATCCTGCGGGTCAGCCACGAGGTGGAGCGCGAGCAGGTCCGGCTGCTGGGCGAGCGCAAGGCCGGACGCGACGACGCGAAGGTGCGCGGCGCGCTCGACGCCATGGTCGAGGCGGCCCGCTCCGGCGCCAACATGATCGAGCCGATGCTCGACGCCGTACGCGCCGAGGCGACGCTGGGCGAGATCTGCGACGTCCTGCGCGACGAGTGGGGCGTCTACACGGAGCCCGCCGGGTTCTGA
- a CDS encoding PepSY domain-containing protein, which translates to MKRNIVIAVVTAAALVGGGTATALAVAGDDDTASVTRTDDDRDERDDRGEDRSDDRDDRAEGGSDDRDDDGDDDAARAAAPGEVTAAEAIAAALKHTPGTAVSAELDDGSWEIDVLGRGDTWHSVRIDPDSGKVLDAQKDDEDDAAEARAALKNATVTAEQAAKAAASKGTVVSVDLDDDGDDRGWEAETRASGGDERDWNVDPGTASVTADRGDDSGDDSDDD; encoded by the coding sequence ATGAAGCGCAACATCGTGATCGCCGTCGTCACGGCCGCGGCTCTGGTGGGCGGAGGCACGGCGACGGCCCTCGCGGTCGCGGGGGACGACGACACGGCGTCGGTGACGCGGACGGACGACGACAGGGACGAGCGCGACGACCGCGGTGAGGACCGCTCCGACGACCGCGACGACCGCGCCGAGGGCGGTTCCGACGACCGCGACGACGACGGCGACGACGACGCCGCCCGTGCCGCCGCCCCCGGCGAGGTGACCGCCGCCGAGGCCATCGCCGCCGCGCTGAAGCACACTCCGGGCACGGCGGTCTCCGCCGAACTGGACGACGGCTCCTGGGAGATCGACGTCCTCGGCAGGGGTGACACCTGGCACAGCGTCAGGATCGACCCGGACAGCGGCAAGGTGCTGGACGCCCAGAAGGACGACGAGGACGACGCCGCGGAGGCGCGCGCCGCGCTGAAGAACGCCACGGTGACGGCCGAACAGGCCGCGAAGGCCGCCGCGTCCAAGGGCACGGTCGTCTCCGTCGACCTGGACGACGACGGCGACGACCGGGGCTGGGAGGCGGAGACGCGCGCCTCCGGCGGGGACGAGCGGGACTGGAACGTCGATCCGGGGACGGCGTCCGTCACGGCCGACCGCGGCGACGACTCCGGCGACGACTCCGACGACGACTGA
- a CDS encoding DUF3817 domain-containing protein: MKKSVLTRYRVMAYVTGVLLVALTLGMIGKYVLDMGGAADFTQVVSIAHGWLYVVYLIFAFDLGSKAKWPVKKQLWVLLAGTVPTAAFFVERGISRELAASVEDGTPETARA, translated from the coding sequence ATGAAGAAGAGCGTGCTGACCCGCTACCGGGTCATGGCCTACGTCACCGGTGTCCTCCTCGTCGCGCTGACGCTGGGCATGATCGGCAAGTACGTGCTCGACATGGGCGGCGCGGCCGACTTCACCCAGGTGGTCAGCATCGCTCACGGCTGGCTCTACGTCGTCTACCTGATCTTCGCCTTCGACCTCGGTTCCAAGGCGAAGTGGCCGGTCAAGAAGCAGCTCTGGGTGCTGCTCGCCGGCACCGTCCCCACCGCCGCGTTCTTCGTCGAGCGCGGGATCAGCCGCGAGCTGGCGGCCTCCGTCGAGGACGGGACCCCCGAGACCGCCAGGGCCTGA
- a CDS encoding tetratricopeptide repeat protein: MQPRNMSMSGVVDLAAVKAAQEAKAKAEQARAEAARRGGTGAVSPADLVIDVDEAGFESDVLQRSTEVPVVIDFWAEWCEPCKQLSPVLERLAVEYNGRFLLAKIDVDANQMLMQQFGIQGIPAVFAVVAGQALPLFQGAAGEAQIRQTLDQLVQVAEQRFGLTGLTVDPEAEPGGGAAADEVPAGPYDSLLEAAARALDADDLDGAVQAYKNVLAEDPANPEATLGLAQAELLRRVRDMDPQQVRKDAAEKPGDAQAQIAAADLDMAGGHVADAFGRLVDTVARTAGDEREAVRVRLLELFDVVGADHPSVVTARRALARALF, from the coding sequence ATGCAGCCACGGAACATGTCCATGAGCGGAGTCGTCGACCTCGCCGCGGTGAAGGCGGCCCAGGAGGCCAAGGCGAAGGCGGAGCAGGCGCGCGCCGAAGCGGCCCGGAGGGGCGGCACGGGCGCCGTCTCGCCCGCCGATCTCGTCATCGACGTCGACGAGGCCGGATTCGAGAGCGACGTCCTGCAGCGCTCCACCGAGGTCCCGGTCGTCATCGACTTCTGGGCCGAGTGGTGCGAGCCCTGCAAGCAGCTGAGCCCCGTCCTGGAGCGGCTCGCCGTCGAGTACAACGGCCGTTTCCTCCTCGCCAAGATCGACGTCGACGCCAACCAGATGCTGATGCAGCAGTTCGGCATCCAGGGCATCCCCGCCGTCTTCGCGGTGGTGGCCGGCCAGGCCCTGCCGCTCTTCCAGGGCGCCGCGGGCGAGGCGCAGATCCGCCAGACCCTGGACCAGCTCGTACAGGTCGCCGAGCAGCGCTTCGGCCTGACCGGGCTGACCGTCGACCCCGAGGCCGAGCCGGGCGGCGGCGCGGCGGCCGACGAGGTCCCCGCCGGCCCCTACGACTCCCTCCTCGAGGCCGCCGCCCGCGCGCTGGACGCCGACGACCTGGACGGCGCGGTGCAGGCCTACAAGAACGTGCTCGCCGAGGACCCGGCCAACCCCGAGGCCACGCTGGGGCTCGCCCAGGCCGAACTGCTGCGCCGGGTGCGGGACATGGACCCGCAGCAGGTGCGCAAGGACGCCGCCGAGAAGCCGGGCGACGCGCAGGCCCAGATCGCCGCCGCCGACCTGGACATGGCGGGCGGCCACGTCGCCGACGCCTTCGGCCGGCTGGTCGACACGGTGGCCCGCACGGCGGGTGACGAGCGCGAGGCCGTACGCGTGCGGCTGCTGGAGCTGTTCGACGTGGTGGGCGCCGACCACCCCAGCGTGGTGACCGCGCGCCGGGCCCTGGCCCGCGCCCTGTTCTGA
- a CDS encoding AIM24 family protein, with protein sequence MFRLQSSKVLAVDMTGDAVKAKNGSMVAYDGQMAFKKLTGGGEGVRGMVTRRLTGEQMTLMEVRGHGTCFFADRASEINLVALTGEKLYVESSNLLATDGGLRTGTAFTGLRGASQGNGLFTTTVEGHGQAAIMSDGPAVLLRVSPQYPLTVDPGAYVAHRGSLRQSFQSGVTFRTLMGEGGGEAFQIRFEGDGVVYVQPSERNTIAGDV encoded by the coding sequence ATGTTCCGACTTCAGAGCAGCAAGGTGCTCGCCGTCGACATGACCGGGGACGCCGTGAAGGCGAAGAACGGCTCCATGGTCGCGTACGACGGGCAGATGGCCTTCAAGAAGCTCACGGGTGGCGGCGAGGGCGTCCGGGGGATGGTGACCCGGCGGCTCACGGGCGAGCAGATGACGCTCATGGAGGTGAGGGGCCACGGCACCTGCTTCTTCGCCGACCGCGCCTCCGAGATCAACCTGGTGGCCCTGACCGGGGAGAAGCTGTACGTCGAGTCCAGCAACCTGCTGGCGACCGACGGGGGTCTGCGCACGGGCACCGCCTTCACCGGCCTGCGCGGCGCCTCCCAGGGCAACGGACTGTTCACGACCACCGTCGAGGGGCACGGCCAGGCCGCGATCATGTCGGACGGCCCCGCCGTGCTGCTGCGGGTCAGCCCGCAGTACCCGCTGACGGTCGACCCGGGCGCGTACGTCGCGCACCGGGGCAGCCTGCGGCAGTCGTTCCAGTCGGGCGTGACCTTCCGCACGCTGATGGGCGAGGGCGGCGGCGAGGCCTTCCAGATCCGCTTCGAGGGCGACGGGGTGGTCTACGTCCAGCCCAGTGAGCGCAACACGATCGCGGGAGACGTCTGA